The following coding sequences lie in one Arthrobacter sp. PGP41 genomic window:
- a CDS encoding lysophospholipid acyltransferase family protein: MAMFDAVRWTTRSLISGTCRPTVVGLENVPADGPFIVAPNHLSFFDSVIVQALMPRPVAFFAKAEYFTTGGVKGKVMKAFFESVGSIPVERGEQAASVQALKTLLDILESGKGIGIYPEGTRSRDGILYRGRTGVGWLALTTGAPVIPVGLIGTENLQRAGESGVRPQHFTMKVGEPLYFDKTGPDHSLPARRAVTDRIMDAIAELSGQERSTSYNQSKATE, encoded by the coding sequence ATGGCAATGTTTGATGCTGTCCGCTGGACCACCCGCAGCCTGATCTCGGGCACCTGCCGGCCCACCGTCGTCGGCCTTGAAAACGTTCCTGCCGACGGGCCGTTCATTGTGGCCCCGAACCATCTGTCATTCTTCGACAGCGTGATTGTGCAGGCCCTGATGCCCCGCCCCGTTGCCTTTTTCGCGAAGGCCGAATACTTCACAACCGGGGGCGTCAAGGGCAAGGTCATGAAGGCCTTTTTCGAATCCGTGGGTTCCATTCCCGTGGAACGGGGCGAGCAGGCCGCCAGTGTCCAGGCACTCAAGACCCTGCTGGACATCCTGGAATCCGGCAAGGGAATCGGCATCTACCCGGAAGGCACCCGCTCCCGTGACGGCATCCTCTACCGGGGACGCACCGGGGTGGGATGGCTGGCGCTGACCACCGGGGCCCCGGTGATTCCGGTTGGACTTATCGGCACGGAAAACCTCCAGCGCGCCGGTGAGAGCGGGGTACGCCCGCAGCATTTCACCATGAAAGTGGGGGAGCCGCTGTACTTCGACAAGACGGGGCCGGACCATTCGCTGCCGGCCCGGCGGGCAGTGACTGACCGCATCATGGACGCCATTGCCGAGCTCAGCGGCCAGGAACGCTCCACCAGCTACAACCAGAGCAAGGCCACGGAATAA
- a CDS encoding superoxide dismutase gives MTEYVLPELSYDYAALEPHISARIMELHHSKHHAAYVAGANNALAQLAEAREKGDFANINRLSKDLAFHTGGHINHSVFWNNLSPDGGDKPEGELAAAIDDAFGSFDAFRAQFSAAALGLQGSGWGFLAYEPIGGNLVIEQLYDQQGNVALGTTPLLMLDMWEHAFYLDYVNVKADYVKAFWNIVNWADVAKRFEAARTSATGLITVP, from the coding sequence GTGACCGAGTACGTATTGCCCGAACTCAGCTACGACTACGCCGCCCTGGAGCCGCACATTTCCGCGCGGATCATGGAGCTGCACCACAGCAAGCACCATGCGGCCTACGTGGCCGGCGCCAACAACGCACTGGCCCAGCTGGCCGAAGCACGGGAGAAGGGCGACTTCGCCAACATCAACCGGCTCTCCAAGGACCTCGCCTTCCACACCGGCGGCCACATCAACCACTCGGTGTTCTGGAACAACCTCTCCCCGGACGGCGGCGACAAGCCCGAAGGTGAACTCGCGGCGGCCATCGATGACGCGTTCGGCTCGTTCGACGCGTTCCGCGCCCAGTTCTCCGCGGCGGCACTGGGACTGCAGGGGTCCGGCTGGGGTTTCCTCGCCTACGAGCCCATCGGCGGGAACCTGGTCATCGAGCAGCTGTACGACCAGCAGGGCAACGTTGCGCTCGGCACCACCCCGCTGCTGATGCTGGACATGTGGGAGCACGCCTTCTACCTGGACTACGTCAACGTGAAGGCCGACTACGTCAAGGCGTTCTGGAACATCGTGAACTGGGCCGACGTCGCCAAGCGGTTCGAGGCAGCGCGCACCAGCGCCACGGGACTCATCACCGTCCCGTAG
- the uvrC gene encoding excinuclease ABC subunit UvrC, which produces MANPASYRPKTGEIPTNPGVYRFRDAHGRVIYVGKAKSLRSRLNSYFANPAGLLPKTYAMVHAASSVEWTVVGSELESLQLEYTWIKEFKPRFNVVFRDDKTYPYLAVTIGEKYPRVQVMRGDKRKGTRYFGPYTAGAIRETMDTLLRVFPVRSCSAGVFKRAEASGRPCLLGYIDKCSAPCVGRISPEDHQALAEDFCAFMGGEAKRFIAKLEKQMAEAVAELDYERAARVRDDITALRKVFERNAVVLAEDTDADIFALHEDELEAAVQVFHVRGGRIRGQRGWVVEKVEDSTTPDLVEHLLQQVYGEDGDSHGRLPREVLVPVAPSNTEELALWLGGLRGAKVDIRVPQRGDKAALMSTVRENAEHALKLHKTRRAGDLTVRSQALQELQEALDLPVPLLRIECFDVSHVQGTNVVASMVVVEDGLPKKSDYRKFSVTGPAAADDTAAMHDVLTRRFRHYLQDKSAQVGEAALAGAPVGLEEGPEQEQEAQAGLLDTTTPAPRAKFAYPPNLVVVDGGKPQVNAAARALADLGIDDVYVVGLAKRLEEVWLPDSDFPVILPRTSQGLYLLQRIRDEAHRFAISFHRQKRGKAMTVSALDGVPGLGASKRKALLAHFGSVKGVKAASAAELSQAKGIGPALAVAIVNHFAPDGPEAAAVPAINMTTGEIIET; this is translated from the coding sequence GTGGCAAATCCAGCAAGTTACCGGCCCAAGACGGGAGAGATTCCCACCAACCCGGGGGTGTACCGCTTCCGTGATGCGCACGGCCGCGTCATCTATGTAGGCAAGGCGAAGAGCCTCCGTTCCCGGCTGAACTCCTACTTTGCCAACCCTGCCGGCCTGCTGCCCAAGACCTATGCCATGGTCCACGCGGCCAGCAGCGTTGAGTGGACGGTGGTGGGCAGCGAACTGGAGTCGCTGCAGCTGGAATACACCTGGATCAAGGAATTCAAGCCGCGGTTCAACGTGGTGTTCCGTGACGATAAGACCTACCCCTACCTGGCCGTCACGATAGGCGAGAAGTATCCCCGAGTCCAAGTGATGCGCGGCGACAAGAGGAAAGGCACCCGCTACTTCGGCCCCTACACGGCAGGCGCCATCCGGGAGACCATGGATACCCTGCTGCGCGTCTTTCCGGTACGCAGCTGCAGCGCCGGAGTGTTCAAGCGCGCCGAGGCCAGCGGCCGGCCCTGCCTCCTGGGCTATATCGATAAATGCTCCGCCCCATGCGTGGGAAGGATCTCCCCGGAAGACCACCAGGCACTGGCAGAGGACTTCTGCGCCTTCATGGGAGGCGAGGCCAAGCGCTTCATCGCGAAGCTGGAAAAGCAGATGGCGGAAGCAGTAGCCGAGCTTGACTACGAGCGCGCTGCCCGGGTCCGCGATGACATCACCGCCCTGCGGAAAGTGTTTGAGCGCAACGCCGTGGTCCTCGCGGAGGACACCGACGCCGATATCTTCGCCCTGCACGAAGACGAACTGGAAGCCGCGGTCCAGGTGTTCCATGTCCGCGGCGGGCGCATCCGCGGCCAGCGTGGCTGGGTGGTTGAAAAGGTGGAGGATTCCACCACCCCGGACCTCGTGGAGCATCTCCTGCAGCAGGTGTACGGCGAGGACGGCGACAGCCATGGCAGGCTGCCGCGGGAGGTCCTGGTCCCCGTGGCCCCCAGCAATACCGAGGAATTGGCGCTGTGGCTGGGCGGGCTGCGGGGGGCAAAGGTTGATATCCGGGTCCCGCAGCGCGGGGACAAGGCCGCGTTGATGTCCACGGTGCGCGAGAATGCCGAGCACGCCCTGAAGCTGCACAAGACCCGGCGCGCCGGGGACCTCACCGTCAGGTCGCAGGCATTGCAGGAACTCCAGGAGGCGCTGGACCTGCCCGTGCCGCTGCTGCGGATCGAGTGCTTCGACGTCTCGCACGTCCAAGGCACCAACGTGGTGGCCTCCATGGTGGTGGTGGAGGACGGGCTGCCCAAGAAATCGGATTACCGGAAGTTTTCCGTCACCGGACCGGCAGCGGCGGACGACACCGCCGCGATGCATGACGTCCTCACCCGCCGGTTCCGCCACTACCTGCAGGACAAGTCTGCGCAGGTGGGTGAGGCTGCCCTGGCCGGCGCCCCAGTGGGGCTCGAAGAGGGGCCTGAACAGGAACAGGAAGCGCAGGCCGGCCTGCTGGATACCACCACGCCTGCACCGCGGGCCAAGTTCGCCTACCCGCCCAACCTGGTGGTGGTGGACGGCGGCAAGCCCCAGGTCAACGCCGCAGCGCGTGCCCTCGCCGATCTCGGCATTGACGATGTCTATGTGGTGGGCCTGGCCAAGCGGCTCGAGGAAGTGTGGCTGCCGGACAGCGACTTCCCGGTCATCCTTCCCAGGACATCCCAGGGGCTGTACCTGCTGCAGCGGATCCGTGACGAAGCCCACCGCTTCGCCATTTCGTTCCACCGGCAAAAGCGGGGGAAGGCCATGACCGTCTCCGCCCTGGACGGTGTGCCGGGGCTGGGTGCCTCCAAGCGGAAAGCCCTGCTGGCCCACTTTGGTTCCGTGAAGGGCGTCAAGGCCGCCTCGGCCGCCGAGCTGTCCCAGGCGAAGGGTATCGGCCCTGCCCTTGCCGTTGCCATCGTGAACCACTTCGCGCCGGACGGACCGGAAGCTGCAGCGGTCCCTGCCATCAACATGACCACCGGCGAAATCATCGAAACTTAG
- the gap gene encoding type I glyceraldehyde-3-phosphate dehydrogenase — protein MTTRIGINGFGRIGRNYFRAALAQGADLEIVAVNDLTSPEALAHLFKYDSVGGRLKETIEVKDGNIVVNGNVVKVLAERDPANLPWGELGVDIVIESTGFFTKAAAAQKHIDAGAKKVLISAPASDEDITIVMGVNHGLYDNATHHIISNASCTTNCLGPLAKVINDEFGIERGLMTTVHAYTADQNLQDGPHSDLRRARAAAINMVPTSTGAAKAIGLVLPELKGKLDGYAIRVPVPTGSATDLTVTVSRETTVEEVNAALKRAAESEELQGFLTYTDEPIVSSDIVGDPASSIFDSGLTKVIGNQVKVVSWYDNEWGYSNRLVDLTELVAAKLG, from the coding sequence GTGACGACCCGTATTGGTATCAACGGCTTTGGCCGTATTGGCCGCAACTACTTCCGTGCAGCACTTGCGCAGGGCGCAGACCTGGAGATCGTTGCAGTCAACGACCTCACCAGCCCCGAGGCACTCGCACACCTCTTCAAGTACGACTCCGTCGGCGGCCGCCTGAAGGAAACCATCGAGGTCAAGGACGGCAACATCGTCGTCAACGGCAACGTCGTCAAGGTCCTCGCCGAGCGCGATCCCGCTAACCTCCCGTGGGGGGAACTGGGCGTTGACATCGTCATCGAGTCCACCGGCTTCTTCACCAAGGCCGCCGCTGCACAGAAGCACATTGATGCAGGCGCCAAGAAGGTCCTGATCTCCGCCCCGGCGTCCGACGAGGACATCACCATTGTGATGGGCGTAAACCACGGCCTGTACGACAATGCGACGCACCACATCATCTCCAACGCTTCATGCACCACCAACTGCCTCGGCCCGCTGGCGAAGGTCATCAACGACGAGTTCGGCATCGAGCGCGGCCTCATGACCACCGTGCACGCCTACACCGCGGACCAGAACCTCCAGGACGGCCCGCACAGCGACCTGCGCCGTGCGCGCGCCGCGGCCATCAACATGGTGCCGACGTCCACCGGTGCAGCCAAGGCCATCGGCCTGGTGCTGCCCGAGCTCAAGGGCAAGCTGGACGGCTACGCCATCCGCGTCCCGGTCCCCACCGGTTCAGCCACCGACCTCACGGTCACGGTCTCCCGCGAGACCACCGTGGAGGAAGTCAACGCCGCCCTCAAGCGGGCCGCCGAGTCCGAGGAACTGCAGGGCTTCCTCACCTACACGGATGAGCCGATCGTTTCTTCCGACATCGTTGGCGACCCCGCCTCCTCCATCTTCGACTCCGGCCTGACCAAGGTAATTGGCAACCAGGTCAAGGTTGTTTCCTGGTATGACAACGAATGGGGCTACTCAAACCGCCTCGTAGACCTCACGGAGCTTGTGGCAGCCAAGCTGGGCTAG
- a CDS encoding gluconeogenesis factor YvcK family protein, whose product MSLFTGALPLVPPAGAAGGQQNKGPKVVALGGGHGLSASLSALRLLTSDLTAVVTVADDGGSSGRLREEYGVLPPGDLRMALAALCDDTDWGRTWRDVMQHRFRPGKGPGGSLDEHAMGNLLIVTLWELLGDAVAGLKWAGALLGARGQVLPMSTVPLTIEGDVRITAPDGGSALRTIRGQARCAVAGSLEEVRLQPEAAPACVEALTAIELADWVILGPGSWYTSVLPHLLLPEMRDALCRTPAKRCLTMNLATDTKETSGMTAADHLDVLRRYAPGFSVDVVLADPASVPDRQEFEKAAGMIGAEVVLGKVRASGRRPVHDPLRLATAYHDVFGNS is encoded by the coding sequence ATGTCGCTTTTCACCGGGGCCCTGCCGCTGGTTCCGCCCGCCGGGGCAGCGGGCGGCCAGCAGAACAAAGGCCCCAAGGTAGTTGCCCTGGGCGGCGGCCACGGCCTGTCGGCGTCGCTGTCCGCCCTGCGCCTCCTCACCTCTGACCTGACGGCGGTGGTGACGGTAGCGGACGACGGCGGCTCCTCCGGGCGCCTGCGCGAGGAGTACGGGGTCCTGCCGCCGGGCGACCTGCGCATGGCGTTGGCCGCGCTGTGTGACGACACCGACTGGGGACGCACCTGGCGGGACGTCATGCAGCACCGGTTCCGTCCCGGCAAGGGCCCGGGCGGTTCCCTGGACGAACATGCCATGGGCAACCTGCTGATCGTGACCCTCTGGGAACTGCTGGGCGACGCCGTCGCCGGGCTCAAGTGGGCAGGCGCGCTCCTTGGAGCACGCGGCCAGGTCCTGCCCATGTCCACCGTGCCGCTCACTATCGAAGGTGACGTCCGGATCACCGCCCCTGACGGCGGTTCCGCCCTGCGCACCATCCGGGGCCAGGCGCGCTGCGCGGTAGCGGGTTCCCTGGAAGAGGTGCGGCTCCAGCCCGAAGCCGCCCCCGCCTGCGTTGAAGCACTTACTGCGATCGAGCTCGCGGACTGGGTCATCCTGGGCCCGGGCTCCTGGTACACCTCCGTGCTGCCGCACCTCCTCCTGCCCGAGATGCGGGATGCACTGTGCCGGACGCCGGCGAAGCGCTGCCTCACCATGAACCTGGCCACGGACACCAAGGAAACCTCCGGCATGACCGCCGCGGACCACCTTGACGTGCTGCGAAGATACGCCCCCGGGTTCAGCGTGGACGTTGTCCTGGCAGATCCCGCATCCGTCCCTGACCGGCAGGAGTTCGAGAAAGCCGCCGGGATGATCGGCGCCGAGGTGGTCTTGGGTAAAGTAAGGGCGTCGGGCCGCCGTCCCGTCCACGACCCCCTGCGTCTGGCGACGGCGTACCACGACGTTTTTGGGAACAGTTAG
- the rapZ gene encoding RNase adapter RapZ translates to MAETTAESGAGEGGLQPVKPLEAELLVVTGMSGAGRSTAADALEDHGWYVVENLPPQMLGTLADLVSHAPQSIPRLAVVIDVRSKGLFADIRAALGALASSGVAFRVLFLDASDNVLVRRFEQGRRPHPLQAGGRILDGIAAERELLQELRDSSDVVLDTSGYNVHGLATAITELFSETGPVALRLNIMSFGFKYGLPVDANYVADVRFIPNPHWVPQLRPHTGLDKDVSDYVLEAEGVKNFVDRYVMALEPVLDGYRRENKHYATIAVGCTGGKHRSVAVAVELSKKLAQFPRVTVTTTHRDLGRE, encoded by the coding sequence ATGGCAGAGACGACGGCGGAATCCGGGGCCGGGGAGGGCGGGCTGCAGCCCGTCAAGCCCCTCGAAGCGGAGCTGCTGGTGGTCACCGGAATGTCCGGAGCCGGGCGGAGCACAGCCGCCGACGCGCTGGAGGACCATGGCTGGTACGTCGTGGAAAACCTTCCGCCGCAGATGCTCGGAACGTTGGCCGACCTTGTGTCCCATGCACCGCAGTCCATTCCCCGGCTGGCGGTGGTCATCGACGTCCGCAGCAAGGGACTGTTCGCCGATATCCGGGCCGCGCTGGGAGCATTGGCCTCCAGCGGGGTGGCTTTCCGGGTGCTCTTCCTGGACGCCAGCGACAACGTCCTGGTCCGGCGGTTCGAACAAGGGCGCCGGCCGCACCCGCTGCAGGCCGGCGGCCGCATCCTCGACGGCATCGCCGCCGAACGGGAGCTGCTCCAGGAACTGCGCGACAGCTCCGACGTCGTCCTGGACACCTCCGGCTATAACGTCCACGGCCTTGCCACCGCCATTACCGAACTCTTCAGTGAAACGGGGCCGGTGGCCCTGCGGCTGAACATCATGAGCTTCGGCTTCAAGTACGGCCTGCCCGTGGACGCCAACTACGTTGCGGACGTCCGGTTCATCCCCAACCCGCACTGGGTGCCCCAGCTGCGCCCGCACACCGGGCTGGACAAGGATGTCAGCGACTACGTGCTGGAGGCGGAAGGAGTCAAGAACTTCGTGGACCGCTATGTCATGGCCTTGGAGCCCGTCCTGGACGGTTACCGCCGCGAGAACAAGCACTACGCCACCATCGCCGTGGGCTGCACGGGCGGAAAGCACCGCTCGGTGGCCGTCGCCGTCGAGCTTTCCAAGAAACTGGCACAGTTCCCCAGAGTCACGGTGACCACCACGCACCGGGATCTGGGCCGGGAGTAA
- the secG gene encoding preprotein translocase subunit SecG encodes MDVLHVILQILLGITSLLLTLLILLHKGRGGGMSDMFGGGMSSGLSSSGVAERNLNRFTVVLGVTWGIVIIALGLIMRFSGGGDS; translated from the coding sequence GTGGACGTTCTTCATGTCATTCTGCAGATCCTCCTGGGCATCACCAGCCTCCTGCTGACGCTGCTCATCCTCCTCCACAAGGGCAGGGGCGGCGGGATGTCGGACATGTTCGGAGGCGGCATGAGCTCAGGCCTCAGCTCGTCGGGTGTCGCCGAACGCAACCTGAACAGGTTCACGGTGGTGCTTGGGGTGACGTGGGGCATCGTCATCATCGCGCTGGGACTGATCATGCGGTTCAGCGGCGGCGGAGACTCCTGA
- a CDS encoding phosphoglycerate kinase has protein sequence MTSHTLNELLAEGVRGRYILVRSDLNVPLDGSTVTDDGRIKASLPVLSKLTDAGARVLVTAHLGRPKGAPEEKYSLRPAVARLAELAGFKATLAADIVGSAAKEAAASLQDGEVLVLENVRFDARETSKDDAERGAFADELVALTGGNGAYVDDAFGAVHRKHASVYDVATRLPSYLGDLVHTEVEVLRKLTADTQRPYVVVLGGSKVSDKLAVIDNLLGKADTILVGGGMLFTFLAAAGHKVASSLLEEDQIPVVQDYLKRAAGAGTEFVVPTDVVVAEKFAADAAHETVPADNIEGSSFGAQGIGLDIGPESAAAFAERIKGAKTVFWNGPMGVFEFEAFSAGTRAIAQALTETEAFTVVGGGDSAAAVRTLGFADDQFGHISTGGGASLEYLEGKELPGLSVLDR, from the coding sequence ATGACATCTCACACCCTCAACGAACTTCTCGCTGAAGGTGTCCGCGGGCGGTACATTCTGGTTCGAAGTGACCTGAATGTGCCGCTCGACGGCTCTACAGTCACTGACGACGGCCGCATCAAGGCCTCCCTGCCAGTGCTGTCAAAGCTCACGGACGCCGGTGCCCGCGTGCTGGTAACAGCCCACCTCGGACGCCCCAAGGGCGCACCTGAGGAAAAGTACTCCCTTCGGCCCGCAGTAGCCCGCCTGGCTGAGCTGGCCGGGTTCAAGGCCACCCTTGCCGCCGACATTGTCGGCAGTGCCGCCAAGGAAGCAGCAGCATCCCTGCAGGACGGCGAAGTGCTCGTCCTGGAGAACGTGCGCTTCGATGCCCGCGAAACCAGCAAGGACGACGCCGAGCGCGGCGCCTTCGCGGATGAACTGGTCGCCCTGACGGGCGGCAACGGCGCCTACGTGGACGATGCCTTCGGAGCGGTCCACCGCAAGCACGCCAGTGTTTACGACGTCGCCACCCGCCTTCCGTCCTACCTTGGCGACCTCGTGCACACCGAGGTGGAGGTCCTGCGCAAGCTGACGGCGGACACCCAGCGCCCCTATGTGGTGGTCCTCGGCGGCTCCAAGGTCTCCGACAAGCTGGCAGTCATCGACAACCTGCTGGGCAAGGCCGACACCATCCTGGTGGGCGGCGGGATGCTGTTCACCTTCCTCGCCGCGGCCGGGCACAAGGTCGCCTCCAGCCTGCTCGAGGAAGACCAGATCCCGGTGGTCCAGGACTACCTCAAGCGCGCTGCCGGTGCCGGCACTGAATTCGTGGTGCCCACGGACGTCGTGGTGGCGGAGAAGTTCGCTGCCGATGCCGCACACGAGACCGTCCCTGCGGACAACATCGAAGGCAGCAGCTTCGGGGCCCAGGGCATCGGCCTGGACATCGGGCCGGAGTCCGCGGCAGCATTCGCCGAGCGGATCAAGGGTGCAAAGACGGTCTTCTGGAACGGTCCGATGGGGGTCTTTGAATTCGAAGCCTTCTCCGCCGGGACACGCGCCATCGCACAGGCCCTGACCGAGACCGAAGCGTTCACCGTGGTGGGCGGCGGGGACTCTGCTGCGGCCGTACGCACGCTTGGCTTCGCTGACGACCAGTTCGGACACATCTCCACTGGTGGAGGCGCAAGCCTGGAATACCTCGAAGGCAAGGAACTCCCGGGACTCAGCGTCCTCGACCGCTAA
- the whiA gene encoding DNA-binding protein WhiA, translating to MALTASVKEELSRLDIKKSSVRKAEVSAMLRFAGGLHIISGRIVIEAEVDLASTARRLRAAIAEVYGHQSEIIVVSAGGLRRASRYVVRVVRDGEALARQTGLLDGRGRPVRGLPSAVVNGSAADAEAVWRGAFLAHGSLTEPGRSSSLEVTCPGPESALALVGAARRLDIQAKAREVRGVDRVVIRDGDTIAALLTRMGAHDALMVWEERRMRKEVRATANRLANFDDANLRRSAQAAVAAGARVDRALEILGDDVPEHLKYAGELRVAHKQASLDELGRLADPVMTKDAIAGRIRRLLAMADKRALDLGIPGTDANVTPEMLDE from the coding sequence ATGGCACTGACAGCATCGGTCAAAGAAGAACTGTCCCGTCTGGACATCAAGAAGTCATCAGTACGCAAGGCCGAGGTATCCGCCATGCTCCGCTTCGCGGGCGGGCTGCATATCATCTCCGGCCGGATCGTCATCGAGGCCGAGGTGGATCTCGCGTCCACCGCGCGGCGCCTCCGGGCAGCAATCGCCGAAGTCTATGGCCACCAGAGCGAGATCATCGTCGTTTCTGCCGGGGGACTGCGGCGCGCCAGCCGCTACGTGGTCCGGGTGGTGCGCGACGGCGAGGCGCTGGCCCGCCAGACAGGCCTCCTCGATGGCCGCGGCCGCCCCGTGCGCGGGCTGCCGTCCGCCGTCGTCAACGGCTCAGCCGCCGACGCCGAAGCGGTGTGGCGAGGGGCTTTCCTGGCGCACGGCTCGCTGACCGAGCCGGGGCGCTCATCGTCGCTTGAGGTTACGTGCCCCGGCCCGGAATCGGCGCTGGCCCTCGTGGGCGCGGCGCGCCGGCTGGACATCCAGGCGAAAGCCCGCGAAGTCCGCGGCGTGGACCGGGTGGTCATCCGGGACGGTGACACCATTGCGGCGCTGCTGACCCGCATGGGCGCCCACGACGCCCTGATGGTCTGGGAGGAACGGCGGATGCGCAAGGAGGTGCGTGCCACCGCCAACCGGCTGGCCAACTTCGACGACGCTAACCTCCGGCGCTCTGCCCAGGCAGCCGTAGCAGCAGGGGCGCGCGTGGACCGGGCCCTGGAAATCCTCGGCGACGACGTGCCGGAGCACCTGAAGTACGCCGGGGAACTGCGGGTGGCGCACAAACAGGCCAGCCTGGACGAGCTCGGCCGCCTCGCGGACCCGGTAATGACCAAGGACGCGATTGCCGGGAGGATCCGCCGATTGCTGGCTATGGCGGACAAACGTGCGCTGGACCTGGGCATCCCGGGGACGGACGCCAATGTGACGCCTGAAATGCTGGACGAGTGA
- a CDS encoding RNA polymerase-binding protein RbpA has product MIHPSSGFRGTRAGVTEGTGFSFESEDHGKPLPRVRVSYWCAKGHETTPVFLKLPEDQIPLAWDCRTCGGPASRDGQAAAADALDDGYKSHLEYVKERRSDQDAEDVLAGALERLRARGVLPDQLLGDT; this is encoded by the coding sequence ATGATTCATCCGTCGTCAGGCTTCCGAGGCACCCGCGCGGGCGTCACGGAAGGAACGGGTTTCAGCTTCGAGTCAGAGGACCATGGGAAGCCGCTGCCGCGCGTCCGGGTCTCATACTGGTGCGCGAAGGGCCACGAAACTACCCCGGTATTCCTTAAACTCCCCGAGGACCAGATCCCGCTGGCCTGGGATTGCCGGACGTGCGGCGGCCCGGCATCGCGGGATGGCCAGGCAGCAGCCGCCGACGCCTTGGACGACGGCTATAAAAGCCACCTTGAGTACGTTAAAGAGCGGCGCTCCGACCAGGACGCCGAAGATGTCCTGGCCGGAGCGCTGGAAAGACTACGCGCCCGCGGCGTCCTTCCGGACCAGCTGCTGGGGGACACGTGA
- the tpiA gene encoding triose-phosphate isomerase — MTTSTNGAFDRKPFIAGNWKMNMDHVQGITLLQKLAWTLSDAKHDYSRVEVAVFPPFTDLRGVQTLVQGDDLDIAYGGQDLSQFDSGAYTGDISGQFLNKLGCKYVLVGHSERRTIHNESDDVLNAKVKAAFKHAITPVLCVGEGLEIRQAGTHVSHTLAQLRAGVDGLSGEQAAELVVAYEPVWAIGTGEVAGPEDAQEMCAAIRAELETLFGADVAARTRLLYGGSVKANNAAAILKERDVDGLLVGGASLDPAEFANIVRFESHLVTD, encoded by the coding sequence GTGACTACGTCAACGAACGGCGCTTTCGACCGCAAGCCCTTCATCGCGGGCAACTGGAAAATGAATATGGACCACGTGCAGGGCATCACCCTCCTGCAGAAGCTCGCATGGACCCTCTCGGACGCCAAGCACGACTACAGCCGGGTTGAAGTTGCTGTTTTTCCCCCCTTCACGGATCTCCGTGGCGTCCAGACCCTAGTCCAGGGCGACGACCTGGACATTGCCTACGGCGGACAGGACCTCTCCCAGTTCGACTCGGGAGCGTACACCGGTGACATCTCGGGCCAGTTCCTCAACAAGCTGGGCTGCAAGTACGTCCTGGTGGGCCACAGTGAGCGCCGCACCATCCACAACGAATCCGACGACGTCCTCAACGCCAAGGTCAAGGCAGCCTTCAAGCACGCCATCACGCCCGTGCTCTGCGTCGGTGAAGGCCTCGAGATCCGCCAGGCCGGTACCCACGTCAGCCACACCCTGGCGCAGCTTCGGGCCGGCGTGGACGGACTTAGCGGCGAACAGGCGGCCGAACTGGTCGTCGCCTACGAACCTGTGTGGGCTATCGGTACCGGCGAAGTAGCCGGACCTGAAGACGCGCAGGAGATGTGCGCCGCCATCCGCGCTGAGCTCGAGACGCTGTTCGGCGCCGATGTTGCAGCCAGGACACGGCTCCTTTACGGCGGTTCGGTGAAGGCCAACAATGCCGCCGCAATCCTCAAGGAACGCGACGTGGACGGCCTGCTGGTCGGCGGGGCAAGCTTGGATCCTGCCGAGTTTGCTAATATTGTCAGGTTCGAGAGTCACTTGGTGACGGACTAG